CTGAGTACCGTCTTTAGCAAGTACGTAGCATTGAATCTTACCCTATATCTGTACATATCTTCATCTATGGGTTCAAAATGGAGAACGGGAAAACGGAATCCAGGATTAGATTGTGCATCCCAGCAAGTCCAATTTTAGTTGCCTAAGTTGTCATCTTCATTCCATGCATTAGTTCTCCTCACTTTAACTCTTTCACCCTTAAAGTGAATGTACTTCCATTTACACTGATATCTTCTTAAGAAAAGTTTTTTGTTCTCTTCTTGCCCTAGTTCCTGAAAAGCGCGTGCCACTCTCCTGACAGTATCTTCATCTGGTCTTACACCCAGCTCCTCCATGTCTGCGAATACCTGAATTTTTAGGAGAGATTTAAATCTTAGCACCAAGATGAAATCTTATTCACCTTTAACGCAGACATCAGATACAGAACACAGTACAATATTGTCGAATTTCTCAGGAAATGCCAAAGTGCTAGAGGCACGGTATTGTCGAATTACCTCTATTATCTTGCTTTGCATGTCATGATGATGATACAAAGAGATCATCCTAGAAAACAGCCGCCTAGAGATGGAGCGCGTATGCGTGTGCAGAATCATGTTCCACAATGATTCAGCCTCATCTACCCTCTGATCCATATCAAATGCCAGCAATAGGGTGTCATACGTTCCCATTGTTGCTCCTTGGCCTTTGCTCAGCATCCACTTTGCCACCTGACCACCACTATGGATTAGCCACTCTTAATACAACCAGCAATTTTCACTGTCACATAGCTAGAGCAGAAGGCATTTTCTGTACTTTAAAAAATGAGGCGATCCAACAACTAACACAGCTGGTTTTGTACGGTTAATTTAGGCTTAAACGGGCAAAATTAATCACGTAAAGCCACCTTGAAGAATATCTCTAAGTCAAATCATTATCTATAGTTTCGTGTCAAGCGAACTTTTGCAGATTTATGCTTTTAAGCATTTAGTTCTCAGAGCGATCCAAGCTAAGGTGTATTCCAAATGGAGCTATCCTATAAAGGAATCATGTAGGTCTCATATTAAACCAAGCTAACTTGTATGTCACATTCAATggcatttgaaaaaaaaattcaaaagtgaaATTTCCATTTGTTTATCCATCTAAGCTTTAATTATCTAGAAAGCAATTTGATAATGGCGGTCATTAGGTTCAGGTTGCGCCTAAAGTAATAGGTATAAATTCTACATAATCTGAAGTACAGTCTGCAAGTGTCATACCTGAATTACGCGCACCCATTGACTCCTTTTTCTTAGGATTATCAAGGCCTTAGCTGCTGCAATCAACGGAAACTCTGTCTCCCAAGCCGTCCATTTATCTAATGCTCCAAAAATGGTCTCTTTCTCATTAGGAAGACTTGAAACCTGTATTCTTAATGTTAATGAAGAAAACAGAGTAGAAAGAGGATCCAAATCATAGTTTCAGAAACTTATAAGGCTTGAAAGAGCAAAAGCAAAAACATGACACTCAAGAAACGGAAGAAAGACTTAACAATTCTAACGAGATTGAGTGCCTTTTGCCCAGACCCGGCCGAATCTTTTCTTTGCCATAAGTGGTGCTCTTTCTTTCCCGCCTTCTTGATTATTTTCCTACATTTCATGCAAAGTACATCTTTTTTAAGCACTAAGACAGCCTAAAACCAAATAAATGTTCATAAACAGCTATAGCTAAACATTCATATCGAAATAAAGTGTCATCAAGCACGATGAAACAGTACTTTGAAGCAATTCAACTGAACAATGAAAACATCAGATGTTTACTACAAGGAAAGATAGCAAACCTACTTCTCAACCGATTTTGAACTAGTTAGAGGCTTTCTACTTTGCTTGTAGGAGCACTTGATATTGAATGGACTTGGAGCCACCGCGTGAAGTAGCGAATTTCTctagaagaaaagaagagaaaagtgaTGAAACTCTTAAATGAAAACGTCCAAGTTAGCAAGAGGTAAAGTACATGTACGACATTTTTCTAGCTTGCCTTAACAACGAGGACAGCAAGCAACAAACCCAGTTACCTTCCACAAGAGACTAGTTCTGCAATTAGAGAAGCTGAACCCCGATGGTAAAGCTGCTTCACCTGTTTTCATCTACCGAGCCATCCGAGAAGTTAGATTGAACACTCAAGTAGAATAAGGAGCACTCGGAATGGAATTCGAAAAGgtgtgtgctatccacacaccccattttacttctcacacacctcttgataatttatgtccgttgatcttctttaattcatccgatccgacggtcaaaaattaaaaaggtgtgtgagaagtaaaataaggtgtgtggatatcacatccctttGAAAAATCATAGATAAGGTGACTCATTGTGTACCTGATCAATTCCTAATAAGGGGAACTGACATCGAATACAATATCCGGAATTCAAAAACATTAGTCTTCTCTAATTTCCAATATCTTGAGCAGTTTACATGGACCAGCAATGTCCACAAGGATTATATTGAAGAGCTTCTTATTCGACTTTCACAAGGAAACAAATAGAATGAGACTTCTTATCCAATTTCTGCATAAAAATACAATCTTTTTTCCAGAATTCAGGATTAACAAATACATAAGCATTCAATAAAACAGGTATTTTATTCAAAAGAACAGATTTTTAACCATGTGAGCTTGAAAAGCTCAGTTGGGTAATGAAAAAGGAAATCATACGATCAAGTGGGTCACCATACAACAGCAAAACTTTATCAAAACTTGTAATATCTTCCtaatgattatattcgtaatgGGTTTTAAGAACGAAGCTCAGAGGAAGTGAAAAATTCAGCAAAATtgaagataaaaatgaataattagGTGCATAAGCGTAAACATGAACATGGGTTCAATCGAAAGCAAAGAGAAGAACGCACTACACACCTTGCAGATGTGAAGAATCTCCGAGTGGGTTTTAAGCGTTAGGAGCTATGGACGCCATAAGTTGCAGAAGCAAaaggacagagagagagagagagagggggactTCCATTTCCAAGTGGATTGGATTTGTCATTTTTGTGGGCTAATGTTAGTATGGGCCTGTATATGCATTTGAGCCTGCTAGTCTTAGGAGTCGTCTTAAGAGTGTCACGTGGTTGGGCATTTACGATAATTTAGCAAAAGTTGTCATGTTGACATGAGCGGAGTTGGGAATGTCTTAATAAAGATTCTTAGAGGCACTCttaactaaaaaaatttgataaaagtAATACaatgaaataattatcaaacgaaAAACATCGAAGATAACAAATAGTCAAATACCACCAAAGAGTAACAACTAATTAGTAACGCAAAACATTTTGTATTATCCTATtgctataaataaaaaaataaaaaataaagaacaaaaggaATACATAAGTTTTAAAAGATTGAAAACAGAAATATATTTATTGTATAGTATAAAGTTACTAAGCGATCGTGTAAACAGCTAAATTCTTCCAAGTTTCACAGCTTTCTGAGTCTTATCAATAACATGAATCTAGGTTTTCATAACCAACATGAACTGAATATCTGTTCCTTCTTCTACCTCCGTTGTTCCACCACCATCCTCCGGCCATTGTAACCACCGCGAGATCCTGACTATGCCAATATCTTATATCTTGAATTATTGTTGTTCCAAGTAGTACTGTTGTTCCATCCTCTTCCTGTGGCTGCAGCTTTACTCTGACCAACACAAGCGGACTCccaaggatttttttttattttttatcatcaactacattctttccacaattttCAAGAACATTATGTTTATGAGGCTTAGTGTATTATGTTTCTGGTACGCTGAAAAATCTATTCCTTTTTACCAATAAACAAAGCAAAGAAGTAAAATTTCAATGCTTTTCatgaattattaaaatataattccTAGGAGAAAAAAGGTCTTCAAAGTTCCAGATTTTGGGGGACTAATTTCGTGCTCTGTTATTGTTAATGAAAACAAATTATGAAAAACAACTAGTTTCAGATGATCAGTTGAGCCTAGCTTGCGTGCTTTTGTAAACTAGTGACAACTAGCTCCAAATcttgttcttatttttttcGAGATCGGATGATATGATGTGAAAGCATAGTATTACGTATGCTGAACATAACCGCAATAATTGTTATTAATTTAGTCACCACAGTTGACCTAGTAGTTTGGATGATTTCAGACCTGTATTTCACATAGCACGTTCTAAGTTTGATTCCAAATATTTGTGAATCATACGATGATGATCAGGGGAGGCTAAAGTGTCTATGCAAATCTTTTCGACCTCTGAAAGGGTGCACTACCGTGGCAAAGTCAccgattgatttttttttttttaaagaaaaaaattgtactTAACTTCGAAAATCTGTACATCACATGCACTCTATATCATAAGGTTTCGTAGAATATCGGTGAGACCCAAATATAATGTATGTTCATTATTATACCTCCTCATATCTTTGTGTATCCATCTATATTACCATAACTCTAAGGAAAGAATAATTACAAAGGCCactgcaaattttttttctttttatttttcaacttagCATTTTATACAAGTATACCAACAGGTAAGCACATATGGGGTCTATGGTGGGTTTCAAATCGCTGAATTTTCGTTCTTTTCTGCGAAATGGACCGAAAATTGTGATCTAATCTTTTTTCTATACAAGTGATACCAAAAAAAGGATAGAATCGAACAAAAGGCATAGAGATAAATGCATACAACTTCAGCAACACACCGCTGTGGAaactttataatttaattaatttttcaattgtggtctcaaattaatttttatggcTCATTTagaagtgattttaaaatgactaaaattgattttaaaacaattaattttttattccaaaagaacttgaagtgctttctgaAAGAAACGCcagttatatatatgttttttctaGGAAGCGCTTTAAATGTTTTCCCAAGATTCACTTGCGTTTTTCATTGAAAGATTGGTTCTAAAatcattttcagtcattttaaaaacattttcaaatataatataaaaaaattgattaattcATAACTGGTCGCCGAGTCTTAATTATGTGATGACACTGACTAAATAAAATCATCACTAGAGATGAGATCGAAGTCTTATTCATCCAGTATAACAGACATATAAAAATATCTATCTACCAATACCAAACCACCAGAGACTCAAATTCCAGGCCTCGTGCTTCGTCGTTTTCACTAAAAAGAGTTATATGTACGTCTATCCAACTAGGTCAAAGGAAAACCAGCTCTCCCATGGACCATACACTTGCACACTTCTGCATTATATTATTGCTTGTTTGCTAACTTATTCTTCTGGCATTACTCTACTTTCTTCATATAGCATTTTCTCCCTTATCCCCTTTGGAAAATGTTGTACTTGAAGGAGTAGTTAAGACAAACCCTACTTCCAATTTGTGAAAGAAATTACAgttatttcttcttttctatGTTTTGTTAGcatgtaaaattaaaataaatgcaTTACCACTTGCAAAATCTTACCAATAAGAATTaaacagaaaaggaaaaataagtTTCGTTCAAATTGTATGAGTAGCTTGATGAATCAACTGGTTCTTGATGTAAATGTTGTTTTCTCATCCCAATACTGAAAAGGGTCATAAGTCCGAATTTACTCAtgactggaaaaaaaaaattacaaattaaattggAATGAGCCtaaactgtgacatcccacatcgcccaggggagtgatccttaaatgtatattctcatccctacctagcacgaggccttttgggagctcactggcttcgggttccgtaggaactccgaagttaagcgagtagtgcgcgagagcattcccatgatgggtgacccatcgggaagttctcgtgtgagttcccagaaacaaaaccgtgagggcatggtcagggcccaaagcggacaatatcgtgttacggtggtggagcgggcccgggaagtggtcccgcccgggccgggatgtgacataaacgATGTGATTTTACATTTTGTTTATATGAGGGGAAAGGGAAAATTGAACAGACCTCGAGGGCATAAACGATGTGATTTTACATTTTGTTTATAAACGATGTGATTTTACATTTTGTTTATATGAGGGCATAATTAACTTAATATTCTTAATTACTTGAAAGCAAAATCACTGTACTGTTTACATATAATGTGATTTTacctgaaaaaaataaaagctaTAGCGCGTGTTAGTTCATTAATCTAACCCTAATTACGATCACCTAGCTACAATAATTTTTCAGCTTTGTGTTCTTACCTTCAAATGAAAATAACTTCATTATTTTCTTAAGGCTTCTTATTGAAAATTGTTTCTAAGATTGGATTACTCTTCACATTAAttcttgagatttaaaatcgataaaagtggtccctgaaattatacaccgtcaatcattttgtcattttataagaaattttcgttaaattgaatgcatttttgtcaaaacaaaCCTTATTCTTGAATTGATGGTTTCTtcaacttaataaaaaaaatttaaaactaaaaaattgacGATAAACAATCTTACAAATCATATTGgctaaaaattattttcttaatttaaagGATGATAACGTACTCTTCATCGAAGGAAAAACCCTAAATGTCCATATTCTCTAGTGCTTGATTGATTGGTTTTGTTTGCTTCCTAAACATCAACACCAAAACTTGGCACTTTAGAAGTCCTAAGATTGCTTACTTAATTATTACACGAAAGCAACGGCGTCAACGTGGCATTCAAGCACCAATCATTCATATTCCCGCGCTCGTGCACCCTGTGTTGTCCGGCTGATGCCATCCACCACGTGTCCCTCTTCCAGTGGTTTTTGTCGTATGCCCAAGGCCGCATTTTGCGATAATTGGATAAATTAGGTGGACCGCACCCAACGCTCTCGTGGGCTGGGCCCCGCTCTGACCCGCAGCATGAGCCGCAGGATGCGTCGAGCTGGCTGATCCGTAGCTTTACACCGACGCTTTTACCACCCAATGATTGCTGAATGTACAGATCTCACAAGTCACCGCAAGCTGATTGATTACTGCAAGCAACTTGGCTCGGCTTGCCAACTAGCTCTCTCAAATTTTGTGtacttctttttttgttttttttcttatgaataATATCCTGTAGAATATTTCATTTTTGGTGGAGTTTGAACGTCAACGTTCATTCGATCTTCATGCAATTATGTTTCACCTACAGTTCTTGCTTCCATGGTTGGTAAATCTTGACGTTTACAGgtttggaagtatttttaaggaatcaattcttagtaaagatgtaaatgaattcTAAAAATGCACATCAAGTATTTTCTGTATGAagtacttcaagtgtttttgaattaaaattgttttcggttattctaaaaacacttttaattgttttaaaagAACTTCCAGATAAGCCCCACAACCTTATGATGAACCATATATAGTAAAACCCACAACATTACAACCGAGTTTGTTACAATCGGATATCAAATTCATCGCGCACATACATATTCCTCGAATTCATGGAAATGAAacttaaaaaccaaaacaagTGGAAACAAAGAGACATTGTCATTCGAATATGATTTGTTATTTCTCGTCATAAAATGCAACGTACTTTGCTACTGATTCAGATACGGGATTAAAGACTTATACATGGGAGTTTATTTTCGCTCTTTtgtattaatcaataatcagaTACGAGATTAGTATTCCAAAGATTGTAGTAATATTATGAAATTAATAAGGATGTGACTACAATACACACACAAAATTTCAACACGTCACAAAGCATTGACATCATTACATACCATGTGAAAGATGCGATGAAGCCAAATGAGAGATATTTTAGTGTGCTCGTAACATTGGCAGAACACCACGTTATAAAGaagtagtgtttttttttttatcaagtatCACTTCAGTTGTGCAATAATATATGGTGTTCCTTCTTATATTCCcaacacactaaaaaaatctttCAAAGCCAAATAATCATTCTGCATTTACTGTTTTTATTCAACAGAAAGTAAAAAATTAATCCAGTATTAATAGGTGTGTCTCAAAAGATTTTTTACAGTACCAATTGTCAGTTGACCATGCGTGCACTGTTGCCCAAGCACCCTGCATCCGTGCTCGAAACAAATGGgtacaaatttaaattcaaaaaactcaaattttgacCAAAAGGGAAGGTAGAAAACGGAACCCACCGCAACCAAAAACACACCAAGTCAATGTGCAGTTAATTAGCTAAGAAAAAGAGAAGAGCCGTGAGGTAATAGAATGAGAGACGAAGTTAGAAAGGCTATGACAATAATTAAACTAAGACTATAATTGAGTGGTACTTCTCATCACTTGTAAATACGAGATTTTAAATTCGAGTCTTGTGAATGACAAGGTCGATACCAATTTATTTCCCTACCCTTTTGTCTTGTAACAAAAAACGACCACACTATAATATTGGTTTTCGGAATTTGGACGAAGTTCAACTTCAGTTCTTATAATTTTTAGTGTTGCAATTGAAAAACATTACATCTCTAAGAGGCCAATATATCCCCTTCACATATGTTACCATCGTACTATATTTTGTTGAAGATAAACATATAAACTAAACTATTGTtcttaaatagaaaaaaaatatgtgacaTAAGACTTGTTGGATGTTTGGAAGAGGAATGGATTGGGTTACTTGTAATATGCAGGGTAAATTAAAGGTGGATGTGAATATTTTTAAGATTGAGAGGATGACGAGGAGATTTAGAGACACGAAAGaaacttatttttcttattttactattttctgGTGAATTTTAATGGATACAATGTATTTAATGAGTAattcatcttttattttcaagacactattttttatttctatcttCAACATACTATATCAATTCAAGCTTTGATACCCAACAAGGACTAAAACTACAAGGCTTCAATTGCGAAAGGTGAAAATATAGactttttatccaaaataatccctgagattggcataacttctcactttgctctctgagatttaaaattaatataattgaTTATTGAGTTTGTCCACCTTCAATAGTATTTTTGTCATTGTTCTTAAttaatgaagatttttcactgaatgactaaaataattgatggtggacaaaatCATgatcacttctatcgatttcaaatctcaaagactaaagtgatgagttatgccaatctcagaaattattttggctaaaaaactgaaaatatatGACTCGTCAAATTATAAACGTGGATTACATTGATTGGCCGGGACAATGTATTTGCTCCCGAGCATCAAAGTTCGAATGTATTTTCTCATAAATTAGAGTAGCTTAGAGCATCAtccaatcaaaaaaaaaaaaaaaaagactcgaAATCGTCATCCAATCTAAAATCAttatttggattttttattaaataaaaaaattaatggagAGGGAtttaatttgaatgaaaaaaaggCTGGCGGGGACCGCACTCAATGCCAGTCCCTTAAACAGTGACGCCATCTGACAACACAAATTAACAATCAAAGTGTACTCGCTACGATTAGATTCCCccatttcatttctttctcttcctcctcttcctctctctatATAAACCCTGCGAAAATCCAAGCTTCTCATAAACCCAACTTCCATTTATATTTCGTTGCAATCAAATTCTCAAATATTGTTAATCCTCCTTTCAGCTCTAGCTCTATGAATCTAGCCATGGCCGACTACGAGTTTCAAGAATCTGAGGTCATCTTCTCCGTGGATAATCTCGACTTCGAGACCTGCTTGGATTTCCGGCGTCACCATCAAAACGACAAGTCGAATTtctcgaagaagaagaaaatggggaAGATTAACAACAACGACAGCAACAATAATATTATCAAGTCTGTGCCGGTGAAAATCCCCAACAACATGTTCAGCGGCTCCGAGGACGACAGCGACGGAGACTACTACAAGGAGGAGGAGTGGGACGGGGGAGAAATGGTGCCGCCGCATCTGATCGTGCGCCGGCGAATTGCCGGGAAGATGGCGTTCTCCCTGTGCACAGGAAACGGGCGGACGCTTAAAGGAAGGGATTTGAGTCGAGTCCGGAATTCGATTCTCAGAATGACTGGTTTCTTGGAAGCTTAGAATTAAcagttattatttatttttacttttatttagaTGGGAAAAAtacgaaggaaaaaaaaaagagggagagcaAATTGAAATTGTTTCTTCCCCTGTCAATAAATGTTAATTTATTTGGTCCTTTcaattaatgttttttattttcattttcttttgtccATATTGGTTAGGTCAATTGGTTATATGATTTCGCTCTTTTAAGTTTTTGACAcgtattttttatatttctagTTGTCAGATTGATTAAATCAAACGAATAATAAACATTATCAAACAAGAGTGTGTGAAAAACTAAAACAAGTGTGTTTTTCTCATTTTCTGTAGAGTCTCCGTAAACCAAAAATTCCGTTATTGTTACGATGAGTCCTGGGTTTGTTCTTTCTTAATTAGTTTGTGTTtaccttcttttttatttggaaaTGTGATTAAATTTGAGTATTTCTTGGCATTCTAACGAGCCAAAGTCTTATAAACTCGTATGACTAACACTGTATGCGACAAATTCCGGCAGCTGAAAGGTATGTGATCATATTCTAAAGTGTGTGCTGATATTCGAAACAATTAAACAATACTGTGAAATGGTCGAGTTTGTACAATATTCACGAGGAATAATCAACCTTCTTCCTCATGTCGCACCGTAGTCAGAATGGACACGAACCCCTATGATCTCTTAGTGGCTTCGCCGTGTGTGATTTTCATCTACAATAAtcgtttgtataaaaaaaatgaaaccttAACGAAAAACTCATGGTATTGTTCATTTAAGGAAAAATCACGTTTacacactaaaaagtcaattatgttactattcactttacccttaattttgtttttatcgttaaaactcaaaattttcaaactattttcattagttttccttaaaaaaatgtGAACAGAGTGATTGACTTATTCCCATCCTATAATTTGTTAACACAATTGACTAATTAAAATACACATTATAAAAGCGCGCTACAAAGGTTAAAGTCAGTCATTGCCTTCACAATGAAAATAACACCATGACTTGAACACGTGTTATCTAGTCACTCAAGTGGATATATGTCTAGATAGAGGGATTTTTCTTACCAATAACAAGAAGTCATAGTCATTGCATTttagtaggaaaaaaaaaagtgaaaaacttAGAAAGAGGGATTTTTCATACCAATAACAAGAAGTCATGCATAGTCATTGCATTTTagtagagaaagaaaaaaaaaaacaaaattgaaaaacaccCCATGGGaaaagagagagggggggggggggttgggatATATCTATCTTTTACTTTTTAGATATTTTGGTTATCTACGTATCTATCTTTtactttttagattttttttttaatttttagccgttagaatgaataaattgaaaattattaatagacaaaaattaatcagagtgtataaaaatgaaaaagagaatGTGAATGGTActatccaaaaacaaaagacaTGGCccttaaatcacattattattcacATAATCCATCAAAAAAATTTATCTTCTACTTTTTCCTTCACATTGGTAATTTTGATGGGACCggcattcattatttaataatctctgCCAATTAATGAAATCATCTTTGTCAGCCAAAAGATGGTAAAAAGATAACTTGGTCTtctatcacataaaaaaaataataggcaataatgtaatttcacaggtccaaaatttacttttttttattgaagcctcacctacag
This genomic stretch from Pyrus communis chromosome 2, drPyrComm1.1, whole genome shotgun sequence harbors:
- the LOC137726939 gene encoding protein S40-1-like, giving the protein MNLAMADYEFQESEVIFSVDNLDFETCLDFRRHHQNDKSNFSKKKKMGKINNNDSNNNIIKSVPVKIPNNMFSGSEDDSDGDYYKEEEWDGGEMVPPHLIVRRRIAGKMAFSLCTGNGRTLKGRDLSRVRNSILRMTGFLEA
- the LOC137725625 gene encoding pentatricopeptide repeat-containing protein At4g18975, chloroplastic-like, giving the protein MFLNSGYCIRCQFPLLGIDQMKTGEAALPSGFSFSNCRTSLLWKRNSLLHAVAPSPFNIKCSYKQSRKPLTSSKSVEKKIIKKAGKKEHHLWQRKDSAGSGQKALNLVRIVSSLPNEKETIFGALDKWTAWETEFPLIAAAKALIILRKRSQWVRVIQVAKWMLSKGQGATMGTYDTLLLAFDMDQRVDEAESLWNMILHTHTRSISRRLFSRMISLYHHHDMQSKIIEVFADMEELGVRPDEDTVRRVARAFQELGQEENKKLFLRRYQCKWKYIHFKGERVKVRRTNAWNEDDNLGN